The genomic window GCGGAAACTGAGCTGTTCAATCTCCTCAGGACGTGTGGTGACCGGTTGAAACTCCCGTGGTGTCACGGTTCTCCTCTCCCTTCCATTGCTGTATGTGCCGGATGATCTTGTCCGGTTCGGCATAAACAGTGCCGTAATCCAAACGGGGACGGGATATGAGTATCACATGCAATCCCATCTCCAACGCCGTCGTCACCTTTTCGTCCACCGCCCCTACTTTTCCACTCTCCTTGGTCACAACCACATCAACACCGAAATGGCGGTACAACGCCCAGTTCAACTCAGGTCCGAACGGTCCCTGCATGGCCACGATCTGTTTTTGCTCGATCCCGAGCGCAGCACATTTCTCCATGTTTTCCTTGCGCGGCAACATCCGTGCCACCAGCTGAACACCGGGTTCATGCAGCAGCCGTTTGGCAAATACGTCCAGCGTTTTGCTTCCGGTCGTCAACATGACGACCCCTTTCAAGCGAGCGGCCTCTTCCGCCGCTGCTTCATACGAATCGACGACCGTCAGGCGCGAATGATCGTCATATACCCACGACGGCCGTTCGTAGCGAACATAGGGCACACCCGCGGTCCGAGCCGCCTCCATCGCGTTGCGGGACGCTTCTTCGGCAAAGGGATGGCTTGCATCCACGACGCCGTACAAACGCTTTTCCCGGATCAGTGCGGCCATCTCCTCCGCCGTCAGTCTCCCTACCCGCACCTGCAAATCAGCACCCCGCAAACTTTTGGCGGCGTTTTCGGTAACCACCGTCGCCAGCAGCGGATGTCCCGCCTCTCGAATGCGAACAGCCAACGCCCGTGCATCACCGGTACCGGCCAAAAACAGGATCATCGTCTTCCCTCCCTTTTCGCGAGTGGATTCCATAAATCATCATTTATGGTACAGGGGGCAATTCAGCGCACTTCGCTGTTTTGCCAGTTGATTCGGATGAGCTCGCTCCCCAAGCTCAACGGTCGCTCGCCGGAAAACGACACCCTTCGCCCTCCACGCATTGGATGAGACTGAAAGACGACTTCACGATGGTTGATCAACAACCGTTTCATGGTGGTGATGGTCATGATGGTGGTGATCGTGATGGTGGTGATGCGGTAGATGGCCAGCGGCCTCGGCAGCAGATGCCAACTTCTCCCAATCCAACCCCCGACCACCGGCGGCTTCCCAAAGCCGGTTCACCATCACGCCGACCAATCCGTCATCCAGCCCGAGATAGTCCGTCATACTGAGTTGAACACCCGCATACCGGTCACGAAGGTCGTCCAAGCGGCCGTTCATCCGTTTGATGAGCACTCCGGTAAACAGCAGATAGGGCAAAATGATGATGTTTTGAGCTCCCAAGCGGACACATCGCTCCACTCCCTCTTCCCATCCGGGATCCGTGACCCCGACAAATGCCGTTTCCACCCACCGTACCGGCAGGCGCTCCCACAACAGCCGCGCGATTTTGAATAAATCGCTGTTGGCCTCCGCGTCGCTTGATCCCCGACCCACGATCAGCACGGCCGTATCGCTTTCGTTACGATCTTCCGGCAGATCGGTGACGGACCTGATACGCCGTTCCAAAATGGACACCACCGATTTATCCACTCCAACCGGCCGCCCGTATGTGAACGTGACATCGGAATACCGGCGGGCAGCTTCCCGGATCGCAAGGGGGATATGTACCTTGGCATGCCCCGCAAATAGGAGCATAATGGGAACCACTGCAATCCGTTTGGAACCTTTTTCCACACAACGGTGGATGCCTTCGGGGATACCCGGCTCAGCCAGTTCCAGAAAACACGTCTCCACGATCGGCAAAGAGAGAAGCCGTCCCACTCGCGACGTAAAGTCCAGCAACTGGGCGTTCCCTTCCGGGTCCCGGCTGCCGTGCCCCACAAACAAACAAGCTTCCATCGGTTTTTCCTCCTCGTTTCAATCCCCGCAGACGGTATCCACCGCTACCGGTTGGGGTTGTTCCCGGTATCGGAACCCGTTTACCTCTTGGACACGCTTGAAAAACTTGTGGAAACGCTCGTTGGGGTGCCCTTTTTCCGCATATTCCCGCACGACGTTTTCCACCGCTGCCAACATCGCTTCCGGCGTGAGTCCTTCCGCCACTCGCTGGGCAGGATGGGCATTGCGGCCGATCTTTTTCCCGCCCAGAAACAAATCGTACGTTCCGCGTCGGTAGACGATCCCGATATCTTCCGTCACCGCACCGTAGCAGGCCATCGCACAGCCGTTGAAGCCGATTTTCAATTCCTTGGGGACGTTCATCCCGCCCAACCGACGGTTCAATTCCTCGGCGTGGGGAATCGACTCTCCTTTGTCGCCATCGCAAAAATCGCATGCTTTTACCTGCACTACATCACCAACGGGCTGGACCGACCATCCCGCATCCTTCAGGCGGCGGACCACCGAGTCGGGATCATCGGTCGGGATGCGCAGGATCATTTGATGGTCGGGTGTATACGTGATCTCCCCTTTGTCTCCCGCCAGCGATGCCAGTGCGGCCATTTGGTTCGACGTCCACTTTTTTTCGGCGACGCCGGAAGAGACGGCCACTTCCAATATCGGGGTGACATTGGGCGCCGTAATGGGAGGGGAGCCGGTGGCAGTAACCTTGCCTGCGGCCTGAAGAAGTGCCAACGCTTCCTCGGCCCATGCAACCGGATTTTTCGCCTCTTTGGTTACGGGCTTGTCCGATTGTTCTGTTTGCGCGTTGAGAGACCATGGCTCGGCTTCCGTCCGCAAGCGCTCATGTGGCTTCAAGGCCTGTTCCTTTTGGGTAAGCGTATATTTGCGCTGGTAACCGCGTGGTGTGATCATCAATCCGTGATGAACAAAGGTGGTGGAATTGCCGATCAACACCGTGGTCAACATGCCGATCTCATGATCCAGCATCTCACCCAGCGTTGTGATCACCACGTGTTGCCGTTCCCGATAGGCGCTTTTCACCAATCCGACAGGTGTGTCCGGTGACCGATACTGGAGCAGGATGCGTTGGGTCTCTACGATCTGGCGAGTACGGCGCCCACTTTTGGGGTTGTACAAAGCGATAACAAAATCGGCTGCCGCAGCCGCTTCGATGCGGCGGGCGATCGTTTCCCAGGGGGTGAGATGGTCACTCAGGCTGATCGTGCAAGCATCGTGCATTACGGGTGATCCCAAAAGTGCCGCGCAGGAGTTGATCGCTGACACACCGGGGATCACCTCCACTTCCACCCCTTCGCACGGATGCCATTCTTTTTCCACCAACACCTCGTACACCAGTCCTGCCATACCGTACACGCCTGCATCGCCGCTGGAAATCACGGCCACCTTTTTTCCGCTCTCAGCCAGCTCGACCGCCGTCTGTGCACGGCTGACCTCTTCCGTCATGCCGGTTTGCACGAT from Polycladomyces subterraneus includes these protein-coding regions:
- the cobK gene encoding precorrin-6A reductase, which gives rise to MILFLAGTGDARALAVRIREAGHPLLATVVTENAAKSLRGADLQVRVGRLTAEEMAALIREKRLYGVVDASHPFAEEASRNAMEAARTAGVPYVRYERPSWVYDDHSRLTVVDSYEAAAEEAARLKGVVMLTTGSKTLDVFAKRLLHEPGVQLVARMLPRKENMEKCAALGIEQKQIVAMQGPFGPELNWALYRHFGVDVVVTKESGKVGAVDEKVTTALEMGLHVILISRPRLDYGTVYAEPDKIIRHIQQWKGEENRDTTGVSTGHHTS
- a CDS encoding sirohydrochlorin chelatase; the encoded protein is MEACLFVGHGSRDPEGNAQLLDFTSRVGRLLSLPIVETCFLELAEPGIPEGIHRCVEKGSKRIAVVPIMLLFAGHAKVHIPLAIREAARRYSDVTFTYGRPVGVDKSVVSILERRIRSVTDLPEDRNESDTAVLIVGRGSSDAEANSDLFKIARLLWERLPVRWVETAFVGVTDPGWEEGVERCVRLGAQNIIILPYLLFTGVLIKRMNGRLDDLRDRYAGVQLSMTDYLGLDDGLVGVMVNRLWEAAGGRGLDWEKLASAAEAAGHLPHHHHHDHHHHDHHHHETVVDQPS
- the cobJ gene encoding precorrin-3B C(17)-methyltransferase → MNGKNRGKLYVVGFGPGHFDHMTHRAREAIRDSDVIVGYNTYVDIIRDLLVNQEIVQTGMTEEVSRAQTAVELAESGKKVAVISSGDAGVYGMAGLVYEVLVEKEWHPCEGVEVEVIPGVSAINSCAALLGSPVMHDACTISLSDHLTPWETIARRIEAAAAADFVIALYNPKSGRRTRQIVETQRILLQYRSPDTPVGLVKSAYRERQHVVITTLGEMLDHEIGMLTTVLIGNSTTFVHHGLMITPRGYQRKYTLTQKEQALKPHERLRTEAEPWSLNAQTEQSDKPVTKEAKNPVAWAEEALALLQAAGKVTATGSPPITAPNVTPILEVAVSSGVAEKKWTSNQMAALASLAGDKGEITYTPDHQMILRIPTDDPDSVVRRLKDAGWSVQPVGDVVQVKACDFCDGDKGESIPHAEELNRRLGGMNVPKELKIGFNGCAMACYGAVTEDIGIVYRRGTYDLFLGGKKIGRNAHPAQRVAEGLTPEAMLAAVENVVREYAEKGHPNERFHKFFKRVQEVNGFRYREQPQPVAVDTVCGD